From Burkholderiales bacterium:
TCGCCACGCGCACCAGGCCGAAGCCGCTGGCGTGGTCGAAACCCGCGACGCTGGCCGGATAGATGCGGCTGCCGCGCGTCATCACGAGGATCGACTGCGCCTCGAGCACGAGATAGCCGATGGTGAGGATGAGACCGCGCTTCTGGTCGATGACGATGCCGGTGCCTTCGCGCTCGGCGCCGAGCGTATCGGCGGTGCGCGCGTCGGGCGCCGCCTTGATCGAGAGCTTCACCACCGCGTCGCTCTCGCCGGCGGTCGCGTAGCCGCCGGGCGGCTCGCTGTAGGCGGCGCGCCACGCGGCGAGCGAGGCGGTGAAGAACGGCAGCGCCATTACGGCAGGGCCTCGTAGCGCACGTCGACCACTTCGATGTCTTCCACCCCGCCGGGTGTCGAGAGGCGCACGCGGTCGCCCGGCGTCTTCTTCAGCAGCGCCTTGGCGATGGGCGAGATCCAGGAGACCCGCCCGCGCGCGGGATCGACTTCGTCCATGCCGACGATGCTGATCGTCTGTTCCGACCCGTCGGCGGTCATGTAGGTGACGGTCGCGCCGAAGTAGATCTGCTCGGTCTCGCCGCGCTCGGCGGGATCGACGACGACCGCGCCGTCGAGGCGTTTGGAGAGATAGCGCAGGCGCCGGTCGATCTCGCGCAAGCGCTTCTTTCCGTAGATGTAATCGCCGTTTTCGCTGCGGTCCCCGTTGGAAGCAGCCCACGCGATGGTCTTCACGAGCTCGGGCCGCTCGTTTTCCCAGAGCTGCGAGAACTCGGCCTTGAGCTTCGCATAGCCCTGGGGGGTCATGTAGTTACGGGGGGCTTCGGCGGCCGGGGCGCCCGCCGCCGGCCGCGTCCGCTGAGGCTGGGCTGGCATGCGGCTAGTTTAATTGCTCCACGAAATTTCATCCTATAAAATCGCCCGCTTCAAATCGCTTGGGCGCGAGCGATGCCTGTCAAAGAAGCGAAATCGTCCATACAGGTGATCGAGCGGATGATGAGTCTGCTCGACGCGCTGGCGCAGCACAGCACGCCGGTCAACCTGAAGCAGCTCGCGGCCGAGACCACGCTGCACCCCTCGACCGCCCACCGCATCCTCGGCGTCATGGTCGAGAGCCGCCTCGTCGACCGCATCGAGCCCGGCACCTATCGGCTCGGCATCCGCCTCCTGGAGCTCGGCAGCCTCGTCAAATCGCGCATCAGCGTGCGGCAGGAGGCGCTGCCGTACATGCAGCAGCTCCACCAGGCGCTGGGCGAGACGGTGAACCTGTCCGTTCGGCACGACGACGAGGTCGTCTACGTCGAGCGCACCGCGGCGGGCAACTCGATGATGCGCGTCGTGCAGATCATCGGCGCGCGCGCGCCGCTCCACATCACCGCGGTCGGCAAGATCTTTCTGGCGGACGAAGGGGTCGCGGGCGCGGCGGAGTATGCGCGCCGCACCGGGCTGCCGCGCTTCACCGAGAACACGCTGGCGGACAGCGACGCCCTCGCGCGCGAGATCCAGGCCATCCGCGAGCACGGCTACGCGTTCGACAACGAGGAAGCCGAGAAAGGCGTCTCGTGCATCGGCGCCGGGATCTACAACGACGAAGGCCGCCTCGTCGCCGGGCTCTCGGTGTCGGCCCCCTCCGACCGCCTGGACAGAGGCTGGGCGCCGCAGGTGCGCGACGCGGCCGAAAGAATCTCTCGCGCCATAGGCCACCGCGCGACGGCCTGAGCCTGAGAGGAGAGAGGAGACAGGAGAGATTCCTGCTCCACGCCGTTTCTCCTCTCTCTTATCTCCTCTCTCTTCTCTTGTTCGATCAGAACCTCGTCTTCCTCGACCTCGAAACCACCGGCGGCAGCGTAGGTTACGACCGGATCATCGAGATCGGCGTGGTGGAGATCGCGAACGGCGAGCGCGTCGCCGAATGGTCGACGCTCGTCAACCCGGGACGGCGCGTCCCGCACTCGATCCAGGTGCTCACCGGCATCACCGAAGAGGATTTGCGGGCAGCGCCGGCCTTTGCGGAGATCGCGCCCGCGCTGCTCGAGCGGCTGCGAGGCAAAGTCTTCGCCGCGCACAACGCGCGCTTCGACTACGGCTTCCTCAAGACCGAGTTCGCGCGCGCCGGCCTCACCTTCGAAGCGCCGGTGCTGTGCACGGTGAAGCTCTCGCGGCGCCTCGCGCCCCAGCACGACAAGCACAACCTCGATGCGCTGATCGTGCGCAACGGCCTCTTCTGCCTCGATCGGCATCGCGCGCTGGGCGATGCGCGCGTCCTGTGGGATCTCGCGCAGATCTGGCGCCGCGAGATCGATCCCGCGACGCTCGCGGCGGCGTGCGCCGATCTCATGAAGCGACCCGCGGTGCCGGCGGGTCTTCCGCCCGATCTCTACGACACGTTGCCCGAGACCGCGGGCGTCTACACCCTGTATGGCGACGACGGCCGGTCGCTCTACGTCGGCGCGGCCGCCAACATCCGCTCGCGCGTGCTGGTCCAATTCACCGGTGAGCGCCGGTCGGGCAAGGACCTCAGGCTCACCGCGGACGTACGCCGCGTGGACTGGAACGAGACCACGGGCGAGCTATCGGCGCATTTCGAAGCCGCGCGGCTCGTCGCGCAACTGCAACCGGCGCACAACCGGCTCGCGGCCGACGAGACGTGCTCGTGGTACTGGCGCTCGGACACGCCCGAAATCCCGCCGCGCCTGATCGGCACGAACGGGATCGACGACGTCGAGCCCGAGCATCTCTACGGCGCTTTCCGCGCGCGCTCGGGGGCGAGGAACGCGATGCGCGAGCTCGCGCGCACCTACTCGCTGTGCCACAAGCTCGTCGGGCTCGAGCCGCCCGGCGCAGGTCCGTGCTCGGCGCACACGGCAGGCCGCTGTCGCGGCGCGTGTGTCGGCAAGGAGCCTGCGGTGTCGCACGCGATGCGCACGATCCAGGCGCTGTCGCGTCTGCGGATCAAGCCGTGGCCGTATCCCGGCCCGATCGCGATTCGCGAGCGCCACGTATGGAGCGAGCGCACCGAGACTCACGTCTTCGACCGCTGGCGCTATCTCGGCACCGCGCACGGTGAAGACGAGGTCGCCGAAATCGTGCGCGAGCGTGGCGCTGCGCGCTTCGACCTCGACACCTATCGCGCGCTCCAGCGCCTGCTCAAATCGCCGCCGCGCAACTGTCAAATCGTCGCCCTTGCGGCATAATGGCCCGCCTCGCCGCCGCTCGAGCGGCGGGTTTCCCGAGGAGCTTTCCATGACGACATTCAAAGCGATGGCGGCCGCCGCGGCGGCCGCGCTCGCCTGCACGTGCGCCGCGCACGCGCAGCAGTGGCCGACCAAACCGGTGCGCGTGATCATCCCGTTCCCGCCCGGCGGGCCGACCGACATCATGGGGCGCTTCGCCGCGGACACGCTCACCAAGGCGTACGGCGTGCAGTTCGTCGCCGACAACCGCGCGGGCGCGGGCGGCAACATCGGCACCGAGCTCTGCGCCAAATCGCCGCCCGACGGCTCGACGATCTGCGTGATGACGGTCGCGCAGAGCATCGCGCCGGCGGTGTATCGCAAGCTGCCGTTCGATCCGATGAAGGACCTCACGCACATCATGCTGATGGCCTCGCTGCCGAGCATGCTCACCGTGCATCCCACGCTGCCGGTGAAGAACGTGAAAGAGCTGGTCGCGCTGGCCAAGTCACAACCCGGCAAGCTGACCTACGCGTCGACGGGCAACGGCACCAGCCCGCACATGCTGATGGAGATGCTGAAGTCGATGGCGGGCATCGACCTCGTCCACGTGCCCTACAAGGGACAGGCGCCCGCGGTGCTCGATCAGCTCTCGGGGCAGGTGCAGGTCGCGTTCAACACCGCGATCGGCGTCATCCCGCAGGTGAAAGCGGGCAAGCTGCGCGGCATCGCGATCTCCACGCGCGAGCGCTTCCCGGCGATGCCCGAGCTGCCGAGCGTGGAAGAAGGCGGCGTCAAAGGCTTCGACGGCGGGTCGTGGAACGGGCTCGTCGCCCCTGCGGGCGTCTCGCAGGACATCGTGAACCGCGTGCACGCGCCGGTCGCCAAGGAGCTCAAATCGCCCGCAGGGCGCGAGGCGATGCTCAAGAACGGCGCCGTGGTCGGGGGCGGCACGCCGGCCGAATTCACCGCCTTCATCAAATCGGAAGCGGCGAAGTGGGCGAAGGTCGCGAAGTTCGCAAAGATCCAGCTCGACTGACCGCGCCGGGCGTGGTGGAGCTGTACTTTCCGCCCCTGCGCTCGCCCGCGGCCGCGATACCGCTCGCGCTCTTCGGCGCGATCGCCGCCGCGGTGCCGGCGGCGGTGATCGCGGCCCTGCTGCCGACGCTCGTCGCCAATGCAGGCAACCTGCTGGCGACGGTGCTGATCGCGAGCTTCGTCCTGCCGTTCGTCGTGTTCGGCGCGATCCTCGTCGCGATCGCGGTCTACATGCTCGCGAACGCGCTGCACGTGCGCTCGGATGCATCGGGCATCGAGACGACGCGGCTCGTCTTCGGCACGATCGTAAAGCGGCGGCGCATCGCGCGGGCCGAGATCCGGTCCATCGAGCCGCAGATCCCGACGCGTTATCAGAGCCCGTTCGGCGCCGCGCCCGCGTATCACCTTTACGCACGAATCGCCGACGGCCGCCGCGTCGTGGTTGCCGAAACCCTGCGCGGCGAAGAGGCGATGGAGCGCGTCAAGGCGCTGATCGAAGATCCGTCCGCAAATGATCCCGGAGGAAACCCGTGAACCCGACCACGACCGAAACCAACGCCCGCATCGACCTCGCCGCCGCCTTGCGCTGGGCGGCGAAGCTCGGCTTCGGCGAAGGCATCTGCAACCACTTCAGCATGGCGCTGCCCGGCGAAGACGATCGCTTCCTCATCAACCCGCAGGGATTCCACTGGTCGGAGGTGACGCCCGCCGATCTGGTCATCGTCGACGCGCACGGCCGGAAAGTGACCGGCGGGCACGATGTCGAGCCGACGGCGTTCTTCATCCACGGCGCCATCCATCGCGGCAAGCCGGGCGCGCGCTGCGTCCTCCACACGCACATGCCGTACGCGACGACGCTGACCACCTTACAGGACGGCCGCCTCGAATGGGCGAGCCAGACTTCGCTGAAGTTCTACGACCGGGTGGCGTACGACGATGCGTACAACGGCCTCGCGCTCGACGAGGCCGAAGGCGATCGGATGTGTGCCGAATTGAAAGACGCCGAGGTGCTGTTCCTCGGCAATCACGGCGTCATCGTCACGGGCAAAACGATCGCCGAAGCGTTCGACGATCTGTACTACCTGGAGCGTGCCTGCCAGCTCCAGGTCATGGCGATGCAGACCGGCCGGCCGTTACGCGTCGTCCCGCGGGAGATCGCGGCGATGACCGGCCGGCAGATGGCGGGAGAATCGCAACAGCCGCTGCTGCACTTCGAAGCGCTGAAGCGGATGCTCGACCGCGACGAACCGGGCTGGCGTGGTAACTGAGGCGTCATCCCGCGAAAGCGGGAATCCATGTTGAACTTATCGAAAGTCAAAATGGATTCCGGATCCCGTCTGCGACGCGTCCGGAATGACGGCTTGTCAGTGGAAGACGACGGGCAGGGTCAGCAGCACGTCGAACTGGTCCAGGAACTCGTCCACGTGCTCGGCCGAAGCGTCTTCGGAGATCGCCGTCTTCATCGACTCGAGAAACTTGTCGGCGGTATCGCCCGATAGGTACGTGCCGCGCGCCGCGTGCTTATCCACCAGCTCGTAGCCGTGCTGGGACGGATACTCGACGACGTAGTAGTTGTCGCTGTTGTAAATGACGTTCATGTCCTGTCCTTTTCGGCAGCGCCGGTTTCGCGGCACTTTCAGTTTCCTCGACCTTGTCAATGCAGGGCCCGTGCCTGCGTATAAATGTCGGGCCGGACAGCACTTTTTCAAGTCCCGTTGTCGGGACGCGGCGACGCGACGCGGCTCGCCCACTGGCTCAAGGCGATGCCCAGCAGGATCATCCCGAGCCCCGCATAGGCGGTGACGCCGGGCTGTTCGCCGAGCAGCACGACGCCGAGGTACACCGCGACCGCCGGGCTGAGATAGTTCACGAGCGACATGAACGTCGGTCCCGCCGAGCCGATCAGCGCGAAGTAGCAGATCGTCGCGACGGCGGTCGGACCGATGCCGAGCCAGACGATGGAAGCGATCGACGCAGCGCCGGGCCGCAGCGTCCACGGCGCGTCGTAGACCAGCGCGACCGGCAGCATCATGACAGCGGCAACCAGGAGCGTGCCGGTCGCCGCGGCGAGGAAGTCGGTCTTGATCGTGAGGCGCGCGAGCACGCTGTTCGCCGAGTAGCACAGCGCGCCGCCGAGTATCGAGAGCTGAGCGAGGATCTGGATCGCCGCGCCGCCGAGCCCCGCCACGGCCGCGGGCTCCATCAGCAGCACGATGCCCGCGAAGCCCAGCGCGAAACCCGCGCTGCGGTTGAGCGTGATGCGCTCGCCCTGCACCACGAAATGCGCGAGCACCAGGGTCGCCAGCGGCATCGCGGCGATCAGGATGCCGGCGAGCGCGCTGTCGACGAACTGCTGTCCCCACGCGATGAGGTAGAACGGGAAGGCGTTGCCGACGAAGCCGAGCAGCGCATACGCGCCCCAGATGCGCCCCCACGGCGGCAATCGCGCGCCGCGCGCGTGCACGATCGCCAGCAGCGTGAGCGCACCGAGCGCGAGCCGCGCCGCCACGACCGTGGCGGGCGGGACGCTCGCGAGCGCGACCTTGTTGAACATGAAGGACGAGCCCCACATCGCGACCAGCGAGAGGAGGAGCGCCCAGTCTTTGAGGGTGCGTTGCGGCTGCATCGGTCAATGGAACCTCGGGCGGCGCATTGGCACGCACCCTGCGCGGCGTAGGCGCTCTTCGTACGTGCGCGCGAGCGCACCGCGAAAGGCCCCGCGATCGCGGGCTATCGAGACGTAGGGTGCGTTAGCGCCGAAGGCGCGTAACGCACCGCAACGGTCCCGCCTTAATCGAACAGCCCCGTCATGCTGTCGAGCGTCTCGAGCTTCTCGAGCTTCGCGAGCACCGCTTCGGGGTCATACGCCTGCGTACCCTTTGTCAACTTGAGGAACTTCGCCCGAAGCTGCTCGCGCGACAGCGGCCGCTGCGGCATGCCTTCGTAGTCGAAAGCTTCGGTCGTCAGCTCGCGGCCGTCCTTGAGCTTCACCGTCAGACGCGTCGAGAAGCGGCCTTTCGCCTGCGCCGCCGGATATTCGCTGACGGTGGTGTTGCGGCACACGCGGCGGATCGATTCGTCGTTCAGCGTGGCGTCGCCGAAGTTACGGGGATCGGTGGGATCGCGGTGGAAGGCGAGCGCGACGCAGAACGGCACGCTGTACTGCGCCATCATCGCGTCCTGCGGCTCGAGGATGTTGTGATGGCTGACCACTTTCTCGTTCGTCGCGATCGCGACCGAAGCGATGTCCTCACCCGCGAAGCCGTGCTTGGCCCGCAGCTCGAGCGCGGCGGTGACCGGCACGTGCGCGGTGATATGGCAGGAGTAACGCTTCAGCATCGTGTTGAGCGTATGCCACTTGGTGCCGAGCTCCTGGGTGAGACGCGGCGGATCGATGTCCCTGGCGAACACGTTGAGGAAGCCGTACTTGCCGTCGAGCACGCCCTCCGGGCCGGTGAAGCCTTCGCGCGCGAGCGTCGCCGCCATCGCGCCGCCCTCCGCCGCGCGCCCCAGGTGCAGCCGCTTCACCATGCCGCCGCCCGATTTCGAAAACTCGAGCAGACCCGAGCACAGCGAGCCGCCGATGCCGAGCGCGTTGGTCATGCGGTCGGCGTCGAGCTTCATCAGCAGACCCGTCACGATCGCGCCGCCGAAGACGCCGGTGAGGCCCGGCGCGTGAAAGCCGATCTTCTCGCTCGAATGCCGCGCCGCATCGCCGATGCGGTACATCACCTCGAAGCCCGCGACGAACGCGGTCAGCAGCTCCTTGCCGCTGCGGCCCTGCGCCTGCGAGACCGGGATGCCGGGCGCCGACAGCGAAGCACCCGGATGCACGCCGACGGACGGATCGCACAGGCTGTCGAGCTCGAAGGAGTGCGCGAGCACGCCGTTGGCGAGCGCGGCGAGCTGGCCGCGCGCCTTGTGCCTGGTCCCGACGATCGAGCCTTTGCCGGGCGCGCTGGTGCGCTGCACGTACTCGATCATGATGCGGCTCCACGGCAGGTCGGCCCCGAACGTCATCGCACCGATGGTGTCGATGAGCGCGGTCTTGGCGCGGTCGATGGCGTCGGCGGGGATGTCTTCGTACTTCAGGTTGCAGGCGAATTCGGCGAGGGTGCGGGCGGGAGAGGTCATGGGGGCGCGTGTTAAAATTGTAGGGTTCAAAACCGGGGTCAGACCCCATAAAGCCGGGGTCAGACCCCGAGTATAGCGTCCCTCTCATGCCCGCCTCGCCTGCCCTCTCCGCCCTTACCGCCCTCTCTCCGCTCGACGGCCGCTACGCGGCCAAGGTCGCGCCGCTGCGCAGCCTGTTCAGCGAATACGCGCTCATCCGCTTCCGCGTCCTCGTCGAGATCGAATGGCTCAAGGCGCTCGCGGCCGAGCGCGGCATCGCGGAGGTGCCCGCGTTCTCCGCACAAACGATCGCGGAGCTCGACAAGCTCGCCGCAGGCTTCTCCGAGGAGGACGGCGCCCGCGTCAAGGCGATCGAGTCGCAGACCAATCACGACGTCAAGGCGATCGAGTACTTCCTGAAGGAGCGGCTCGCGGGCAACCAGGAAATCGCGCGCGTCGCCGAGTTCATCCACTTTGCGTGCACGTCGGAAGACATCAACAACCTCTGTCACGCGCTGATGTTGAAGCACGCGCGCGAGGACGTGATGCTCCCGGCGCTCGACGGCATCGTCGGCAAAATCGCGGCGCTCGCGCACGGTCTCGCCGACGCCTCCATGCTCGCGCACACCCACGGCCAGCCCGCGTCGCCGACGACGCTCGGCAAGGAGATGGCGAACGTCGCCTATCGCCTCAAGCGCGCCCGCGGGCGCATCGCGGCGGTGTCCCTGCTCGGCAAGGCGAACGGCGCAGTGGGCAACTACAACGCTCACCTCGCCGCCTATCCGCAGGTCGACTGGCCCGGTTTCTCGCGGCGCTTCGTCACCGCCCTCGGCCTCGAATTCAACGAATACACCATACAGATCGAGCCGCACGACGCGATCGCCGAGCTCTTCGACGCCTACGCGCGGGCGAACACCGTCCTCGTCGACTTCAACCGCGACGTGTGGGGCTACATCTCGCTCGGTTACTTCCGGCAGAAGCTCAAGGCGGGCGAAGTCGGCTCCTCGACGATGCCGCACAAGGTGAACCCGATCGACTTCGAGAACTCCGAAGGCAACCTCGGGATCGCCAACGCGCTGCTCAAGCACATGAGCGAGAAGCTCCCGGTCTCGCGCTGGCAGCGCGACCTGACCGACTCGACCGTCCTGCGCAACATGGGTGTCGCGCTCGGCCATACGCTGCTCGCGTACGACTCGTGCGTGCGCGGGCTCGACAAGCTCGAAGCGAACCGCGCGCGTCTCGCGCAGGACCTCGACGACAACTGGGAGGTGCTCGCCGAGCCGATTCAGACGGTGATGCGGCGCTACGGCGTCGCGGGCGCCTATGAGCAGCTGAAGGAACTCACGCGTGGCAAGGAAGGCATCACGCGAGAGTCCCTCGAAGCATTCATCAAGGGCCTCAGCGGCATTCCGGAGGAAGAACGGCAGCGGCTGCTCGCGATGACGCCTGCGACCTACGTCGGCATCGCCGCCGACCTCGCGCGGAAGATCTGATGACCGTCGTCGACGTCGACCGCTCGAGCTTCGAACGAGTCGTCATCGAAGGCTCGCGCGCGACGCCGGTCGTCGTCGATTTCTGGGCGCCCTGGTGCGGCCCGTGCCGCGCGCTCGGCCCCATCCTCGAAAAGCTCGCGGAGGAATACGGCGGCCGCTTCGTGCTCGCCAAGATCAACTCCGACGAGAATCCCGAGCTGTCGAGACGTTACGGCGTGCGCGGCATACCGAACGTGAAAGCGTTCATCGACGGCGAAATGGTCGACGAGTTCTCCGGCGCATTGCCCGAAGGGCAGGTGCGCCAGTTCCTCGATCGCCTGGTGCCGTCGCCGGCGGACGAACTGCGCGACGAAGCGGCGGCGGTGTACGCGCAAACGCGCGACGCCGATGCGGCGCTCGCCGTCCTCGCGCGCGCCGAGGCGCTGCAGCCCGACGACGAAGAGGTGCGCATCGACCGCGCGGCGATCCTCGCCGACGCGGGCCGCGCCGACGAAGCGCGCGCCGCGCTCGATGCCTTGAAGCCGCTCACCCAGATGGACGATCGCGTGAGCGCCTTGCGCGCCAAGCTCGACCTGGCGAAAGGCGCGGCCGGCGCCGCGGGCGAAGACGAGCTCGCGCAACGCATCGCGGCAAACCCCGGCGATCTCGATGCCCGGCTGCAGCTCGCGCACGCCCTCGCCGGCCGCCGCGCGTATCGCGAAGCGCTCGCCCAGCTCCTGGAGATCGTGCAGCGCGACCGCCGCTTTCGCGACGACGCCGGCCGTAAGACGATGCTCAAGATCTTCGAGCTCATCCCCGACGAGCGCGAGCTCGTCAGCGAGTTCCGCCGCAAGCTCGCACAATCGTTGAACTGACGCGCGGGCGTTCCCGCGCGTCATCGCGAGGAGCCCGGCAGGGCGACGTGGCGATCCCGGCGCGGCCGTAACGGTTGTCGTGCGCCACGGGATCGCTTCGTCGCGTTGCGCCTCGCGACGACGGCCGCGCCGGGGTCGCTTCGTCGCTGCCGCTCCTCGCGACGACCCGCCGTCAGCGCCGGCGGGTCGTTTGTAAAAGTCTGTAATTGCAGCGGCTTCCTGCAAACCGACTGCGTAGACTGCGCGTTATCCTACGTCGAGGCCCGCCTTTTGCGTGCCGACGGACGAACCGAGGCGCTCATGCTCCGCCGACTCAACGTCTTGTTCTCGATCGCGCTGCTGGTGTGCAGCGCGGCAGCCTATTCCGCCGAGCCCATCGATCCGCCGGGCCGCGTGGCACGGCTCAATCTGATCAACGGTCCGGTCTCTTTCGCGCCGTACGAAGCGCCCGATTCATGGGTGCAGGCGGTGGTCAATCGCCCGGTCACGTCCGGCGACCGTCTGTGGGCCGACCAGAACGGCCGCGCCGAGCTGCACGTCGGCTCGACCGCGATCCGCCTCGATGCGATGACCAGCGCCGATGTCCTCAACCTCGACGACGACGTGCTGCAGCTTCGTCTCGCGCAGGGTGCGCTGAATCTGCGCGTGCGCGAGCTGGACGCGAACGACATCGTCGAAGTGGCGACGCCGATGGGCGGCGTGCTCCTGCGGCAGCCGGGCAGCTATCGCGTCAGCGTCGATCCTTACGGCGGCACGACGCGCGTGCTCGTCAATTTCGGCCAGGCCGAAGTGGTGACGCCCTCGCAGACCTTCGCGGTGCCTTCGAGCCAGGCCGCGACCATCAACGCGTCGGGCGCTCCGTCGTTCGAGCTCGCGCAGTACGCACCTGCCAGCGAGTTCGATCGCTGGAGCAGCGACCGCGACCGCCGCGAGGACCGTTCCGTTTCGGCGCGCTACGTCTCGCGCGACATGACCGGTTACGAAGACCTCGATCAATACGGCACGTGGCGCGCGCTGCCCGAATACGGCAACGTCTGGGTGCCGACGCGCGTCGCTTCGGACTGGGCGCCGTATCGCTACGGCCACTGGGTGTGGGTCTCGCCGTGGGGCTGGACGTGGGTCGACGACGCGCCGTGGGGCTATGCCCCGTCGCACTACGGCCGCTGGGTGTACGTCGACAACTACTGGGCGTGGGCGCCCGGCCCGGTCGCTCGCCGTCCGGTCTACGCGCCGGCGCTGGTCGCTTTCGTCGGCGGCTCGAGCTTCTCGGTCTCGGTGCGCAGCGGCCCTGCGGTCGGCTGGTTCCCGCTCGGCTGGCGCGAGCCTTACATCCCCTGGTATCGCGCGAGCCATCGCCACGTGCAGAACGTGAACGTCACGCAGGTGACGAACGTCACCAACATCACCAACGTCACGAACGTTCGCTACGTGAACCGCGACCGTCCGGGAGCAGTCACCGTCGTGCCGCAGCAGGCGTTCGTCTCGTCGCGGCCGGTCGCGCGCTCCGCCGTCCCGGTCACGCGCAACGAGCTCACGCGCGCCGAGATCCTGCGCGAGCGTGCGCCCGCCGAGCCCATCCGCGCGAGCTTCGCGCCGGAACGCACGGGGCATCGCCCGCCCGCGCAAGCGGTCACCCGCGAAGTCGTCGCGGTGAATCCGCCCGCTTCGCCCACGGCTCGCGAAACGCCGTCGTGGCGCGAGCGCCCGCGCGGCGACGACGCCGCGCCGCGCGTGCAGGTGCTGCGGCGCGAACGCGATCAGGATCGCGAACGCGGGCAGCCTCCGCGTGCGGCGACCGCACCCGGCGTGGTTGCAACGCCCGGAGCGGCCGGCGCCCCCGGTGTCACCGCGGTGCCCGGCTCTGCCGCCGCGCCCGGCGCGGTGACGACTACGACGCCGCGCTTCGACCCGGAGCGTGCGACCGACCGCCGCGAGCAGCAGCGCCAGGAGCGCCGCGAAGCCGCGAACGAACGGCGCGAGCGCGTCCCGCAAGCCCAATCCCAATCCGAGGTCGAAGCACGGGCCCGAGCCGAAGCGCACGCGCGCGCCCAGGCCGAGGCGCAGGCTCGTCAGGCGCGTGCGCACGCCGAAGCGAGGGAGCGCGCGCAGCAACAACATCAGCAACAACGCCAGCAGCAACAACAGCAGCAGCAAGCACAGCAGGCTCAGGCCCGCGCACAAGCGCAGGCGCAGCGCGAAGAACGCCGCGAAGAGCGCCGTGACGAACGTCGTGAAGAGCGGCGCATGCAGAACAGCGGGAACGAGCGCCCGCCGGCAGGCCCCCAAACGGGCACCGGCTCGCGACGGCAGACGGACTAGCTTTGTTCGTCGGCGCGCTGCTTCTTGGCGCTGCCGAGCTCGGTCCAGAGGCGCAGCTCCTCCGGCATCTGCGGCGCCGGCGCATCGTGGCCGAGCAGCGCCACCACGCCCGCGTTGGAAACGCGCCCTTCCGGGCCGAGGAAGAGCCCCTTCACGAAGGCATGCGCGCACAGCTCGCCGCGCGACTCGAAGCGCTGCTCCATGTAGACGTACTTCTCGTCCCACGTGACGACCCGCGTCACCAGATCGAACGGCTGGAACGGCGCGAGCTGCCGGAT
This genomic window contains:
- the purB gene encoding adenylosuccinate lyase — its product is MPASPALSALTALSPLDGRYAAKVAPLRSLFSEYALIRFRVLVEIEWLKALAAERGIAEVPAFSAQTIAELDKLAAGFSEEDGARVKAIESQTNHDVKAIEYFLKERLAGNQEIARVAEFIHFACTSEDINNLCHALMLKHAREDVMLPALDGIVGKIAALAHGLADASMLAHTHGQPASPTTLGKEMANVAYRLKRARGRIAAVSLLGKANGAVGNYNAHLAAYPQVDWPGFSRRFVTALGLEFNEYTIQIEPHDAIAELFDAYARANTVLVDFNRDVWGYISLGYFRQKLKAGEVGSSTMPHKVNPIDFENSEGNLGIANALLKHMSEKLPVSRWQRDLTDSTVLRNMGVALGHTLLAYDSCVRGLDKLEANRARLAQDLDDNWEVLAEPIQTVMRRYGVAGAYEQLKELTRGKEGITRESLEAFIKGLSGIPEEERQRLLAMTPATYVGIAADLARKI
- a CDS encoding tetratricopeptide repeat protein; the encoded protein is MTVVDVDRSSFERVVIEGSRATPVVVDFWAPWCGPCRALGPILEKLAEEYGGRFVLAKINSDENPELSRRYGVRGIPNVKAFIDGEMVDEFSGALPEGQVRQFLDRLVPSPADELRDEAAAVYAQTRDADAALAVLARAEALQPDDEEVRIDRAAILADAGRADEARAALDALKPLTQMDDRVSALRAKLDLAKGAAGAAGEDELAQRIAANPGDLDARLQLAHALAGRRAYREALAQLLEIVQRDRRFRDDAGRKTMLKIFELIPDERELVSEFRRKLAQSLN
- a CDS encoding DUF6600 domain-containing protein, coding for MLRRLNVLFSIALLVCSAAAYSAEPIDPPGRVARLNLINGPVSFAPYEAPDSWVQAVVNRPVTSGDRLWADQNGRAELHVGSTAIRLDAMTSADVLNLDDDVLQLRLAQGALNLRVRELDANDIVEVATPMGGVLLRQPGSYRVSVDPYGGTTRVLVNFGQAEVVTPSQTFAVPSSQAATINASGAPSFELAQYAPASEFDRWSSDRDRREDRSVSARYVSRDMTGYEDLDQYGTWRALPEYGNVWVPTRVASDWAPYRYGHWVWVSPWGWTWVDDAPWGYAPSHYGRWVYVDNYWAWAPGPVARRPVYAPALVAFVGGSSFSVSVRSGPAVGWFPLGWREPYIPWYRASHRHVQNVNVTQVTNVTNITNVTNVRYVNRDRPGAVTVVPQQAFVSSRPVARSAVPVTRNELTRAEILRERAPAEPIRASFAPERTGHRPPAQAVTREVVAVNPPASPTARETPSWRERPRGDDAAPRVQVLRRERDQDRERGQPPRAATAPGVVATPGAAGAPGVTAVPGSAAAPGAVTTTTPRFDPERATDRREQQRQERREAANERRERVPQAQSQSEVEARARAEAHARAQAEAQARQARAHAEARERAQQQHQQQRQQQQQQQQAQQAQARAQAQAQREERREERRDERREERRMQNSGNERPPAGPQTGTGSRRQTD
- a CDS encoding thioesterase family protein; protein product: MNLYLRLIFLALRMIGLPRRGVLDDSCVRFRVLPNDCDVNLHMNNGRYLSFMDLGRVHLIVQLGLLSTIFRNRWRPVLAAAEINFIRQLAPFQPFDLVTRVVTWDEKYVYMEQRFESRGELCAHAFVKGLFLGPEGRVSNAGVVALLGHDAPAPQMPEELRLWTELGSAKKQRADEQS